The following DNA comes from Mycobacteroides immunogenum.
CACCGGCGCATCCATGAACGTCTACCCCGTCAATTACGACGCAGGCATCTTCTCGGCCGGCGGCGGGGCCAACGACCTGAGCAATCACCTGCAATCTGTCGCGGCGAACTGCCCGCGGACCAAGTTCGTCATCGGCGGATACTCGATGGGCGCGGAGGTGATCGACACGATCATCGGTGTCCCGAATGTGGGCATCGGCTTCAACCGGCCACTGCCGCCCGCCGTAGGCGACCGTATATTCGCGATCGCGACATTCGGCAACGCCACCCACCGAACCGGCGGCCCACTGAGTGGCATCGCGGGCGTATACGGTTCGCGGGCAATCGATCTGTGCAACCAGGGAGATCCGATCTGCATGGCCGGGCCGAACAACAGCTGGGACGCTCACACGTCCTATGAACGCACCGGATTACCCGCCGAGGCAGCCGCCTTCGTCGCCTCGAAACTCAACCGGCACGGTGAAAGCGAAGCCGAATAGTTCTCGGGCCGTGCCTAACTCGCGTCGGCGACCTTGTTGATCGCAGCGGTCAGTAGCTGATCGAGTACCGCACGATTTGCGGCGGCGGCCCGCGGCGCACGTATCCGCGTCCACACGGCATGTTCGCCCACACG
Coding sequences within:
- a CDS encoding cutinase family protein, with protein sequence MTTHQRGTRVGVVLSYFVALTVLALSAVNVVGLVYAAPHASADPCSDVDVSFARGRKEPVGLGRVGDEFVDSLTPRIQATGASMNVYPVNYDAGIFSAGGGANDLSNHLQSVAANCPRTKFVIGGYSMGAEVIDTIIGVPNVGIGFNRPLPPAVGDRIFAIATFGNATHRTGGPLSGIAGVYGSRAIDLCNQGDPICMAGPNNSWDAHTSYERTGLPAEAAAFVASKLNRHGESEAE